GACATATACCTAAACCCGTTAAGAAGTATCCCAAAACTAGCCCCCAACCACCTAGAGGGACCTCCTATTTAGCGCGCTACATGCTAGTGAACGAGCCAGCACACACGCCCGTCCTCGGGAAAATATCTGCTGTTCCGGGAGCACCTAAGCTTAGGTGCTCCCTTGCGAGCTCGgccgttggatctcagatccaagaTCTCTTgtgaaatgatgaacatttttgcaaaaaagccctCGTAGAATCTAAAAAATGCGTGCAAGTACAGCAGCTCCTCGTATGTCGTTGGATCTGAGATCTAAGGGCCCAGAAGTCCGTATCATGGGAGCACCTATGCTCCCTATCACAGGATACTCTCTTACCCGTCCCCTGCATGCCCTTTTGGTCCGGCCGATATGAGGGGTGGGATGCCCCTTATTTCCCTTTGCTTTCTCTTTGTTTTGTAAATTAATTTGGGATATAAAAAAACTTCCAAATTTCAATTGAGTTTTGACAAAAAGGTTCAAGAAATCATAGAATATTCGTGGATCCAATGTCAATGTTTGCGATTTTGAAACAAAAGTTTGCATATTCAAAAAAatcttcatgattttgaaaaaaatgtttgtgtgtTTGAACAAATGTTCACGAATTAAAAAAGTGTTGTTCGATTCATTATAATGTTAACGGGTTTCAAAATAATCTTCACCAATatgtaaaaaatgttcatggtttagGAAAATGCAACAAATTTGTAAAAAAAGTATTCATGATTTCATAAAAATGTTTGAAAATTATAAAAATCTTCAagattccaaaaaatgttcaaaaatctaAAATAATGTTTGCGAAGtgaaaaaaataaatgaaaaactAATAATAGAAACAGAAAATAATTGTTTTTAAAACGAAcatgaaaaaataacaaaaaagtagaaaacagaaagagaaagaaaagtaacctaaaataaaaagcaagaaaaacccaaatagaaaaacaaaataagaaaagtcTAGTTAAGATTCTCCCAAAAACGAAAAAGCAGCTAGCTGGGTCAGCCCANNNNNNNNNNNNNNNNNNNNNNNNNNNNNNNNNNNNNNNNNNNNNNNNNNNNNNNNNNNNNNNNNNNNNNNNNNNNNNNNNNNNNNNNNNNNNNNNNNNNNNNNNNNNNNNNNNNNNNNNNNNNNNNNNNNNNNNNNNNNNNNNNNNNNNNNNNNNNNNNNNNNNNNNNNNNNNNNNNNNNNNNNNNNNNNNNNNNNNNNNNNNNNNNNNNNNNNNNNNNNNNNNNNNNNNNNNNNNNNNNNNNNNNNNNNNNNNNNNNNNNNNNNNNNNNNNNNNNNNNNNNNNNNNNNNNNNNNNNGGGGGGCGCATGGTCGCTAATCAACAATCTACGTGCCATAGGATTGGTCCGCCCCCAACCTCCGAGTGTTTGTGTTCACAAAACCACTCATGGGCGTACCCACGAGAAACATATAACTTGTGAGCATTAAGCTTAGCTATTGTACAAGCCATAAACAACATTTGTGCTTTGCTCATGAGTGTGTTTCTAGCACAGACTGGGTTTTGCCACTCTAGCTTCTCATTTTCATTGGGGCTTACAATTCTCTTGAAATCACTAGTTAAGAGTTATCCCTTGCCAAGTTAACCTGCACCTTCCCAGGTATTGACAAGTGACGCACTGCATATTTGTCACTTGTCAcaattaggattttttttctagaTTCGTTTATCTAAAATATTTTATTTCTTGAATCATGTGTCCAAATACCGAACCATTTTCACCATGGGATTTCTCACATCGAGATATTCAAAACTTGATCCTagttaatatgtttcaaagatgttttttcaccaaaaaaattagaAACGTGAAAAAActaaaaattggaaaaaaataacaaaaaaaatgaaaaccaaaccagaaaaaagaagaagaaaaaaccagAGCCTGAAAACATGGTTGCGGTTTTCCCTTTTTGGAAACCATAGGTTGTGCTTCTCATAGAAGCATAAGGGGTGCTTTTCCTTTTTCAAGTAGAAGCACATCTATGTTTCTTACGAAAGCCAATATATGCTTGCACGAGAAACACAATCATGCTCTCGTGAAAACATATATATCTTGAAGAAGCACGGACGTGCTTCGCAAGAAAACACCATTCTTCCCTCCAAACCTAGAAAAAATTAGGCAAAAACTGAAAAACAGAAAAAGCACGAAAGAACTCATTAAAACACAAAAATGCAtatagaaaaaaaaataaaagaatgaaATCATGAGTGAGCACCCATCACGTGAAACGTGGCGGCGGCTGGACGCACCACTTGACGTGCTCTTAGGCTACATAACTCTCACGAAAGGTGACCATTAGTTAGTCGGTCTCAAATTCTCTTAGGTTCTACTtcatccgtcccataatataagacgatTTTGAAGCCAAAATCATCCTTTACATGGCAGAGCATTATGGCTGGGGTACACACGTTGAGACGTGGATATATTTGGAGGATTGGAGATGGTCAAAAGGTGAACATATGGGAGGACTCGTGGATTCCTCAAGCGCCAACGAAAAAAGTGTTAACTGTCAGAGGTAGTAACTTAATATCCCGAGTTTGTGATCTCATTGATCCGGTGACTGGAGATTGGGATGTACAGTTGGTGAACCAAACATTCTGGAATGTGGATGTTCAAAGGATTCTGGCTATACCCTTATCTTTACATGAAATGTCTGATTTTATTGCATGGAGCCCTACCAAGAACGGGCTTTTCTCAGTGCGATCAGCCTATCAAATTGAATGGAATTTTCAGTTTGGTGACCTGACTCAAGTTAATGCGGGCCCTTCATCACCTGATGAGAAATGGAATTTGATATGGAGCTTAGAATGCCCAGCAAAAATTAAAATCTTCATATGGCGAGTACTACATGCCGCTCTTCCATGTCGGGTAGTCCTAGCTTCTAAACACATGAAGGTTAAAATCCAATGCCCAGAATGCAGGTTGGAACCTGACAGTATACGCCGCTTCTTGTTTGAATGTCCAAGATCAGTAGAGGTTTGGAGACAATTGGGGTTGTATGAGATagtaaagaaaaagtgcacaaAATACAAGTCTGGAGAGGAAGTGATGCACGAGTTGTTGCATGTGGAAGATACAGAATTCTATATCTCGGGGCTTCCAAAAAATGAGAGAGATGGTAGTCACCGCGGCTTGGTACCTGTGATTCGAACATCGTAAAGTATACCATGGTGAAGAAATTCAAACATCCACTCAGATCGTCCTAGCTGTACGCGGACTAGCGGCAAATTTCAGTATCGCATGTTCACCAAAAACCAAACTTCGGTCTGAAGGTTGGGAAAAGCCACCAAAGGGATACATGAAATTAAATGTTAATGCGGGGTTTGATCAAGATCTACTTGAAGGATCCGTGGGGCAATCATTCGCGATCAGAGTGGACAATTCATTGCAGCGGCGAACGAAAAAAATAGGCATTTGCTTTGATTCTTTCACAGCAGAGGCTCTGGCCGTCAGGTTTGGGCTGAACCTCGCAAGAACTGTCGGATGCAGCAGGATCGTGGTAAACTCGGATAGTTTGGAGATAGTAGAAGCCCTAAAAGACGGCAATTCTTCTTCAGTTGCATCTGCTATTATtgacgattgcttcttcatggcCTCTGATTTCAACCATGTTATTTATGATCATTGTAGTAGAGAGAATAATAAAGTAGCCCATGAACTTGCTAGGCTAGTTAAGTTTTCCCCTCCTAGTTGTTGGTTGGGTTCAGCGCCTCCTGAGGTGCTTTCATTACTTGTAAGTGATAACACTGTTCTCGTATCTGAATAAAGGAGGAGAAATTctgtcaaaaaaatataaaacgattttgaacggcgaaagaaaggccaaagaaaagaaaaaaaaaaagtcGGCCAGCATGGGCTGGAAAATCTCTTTTGTAAGCAGGCCTGATCAAGAGCGGCAAGCGGTGCCGCGACCAGAAACAAACGAACCATCGCCGTCGTCCCTTATCCCGCCAGCCGCGCTCGCTTATCCGAACACAAAACCAGGCGGAAAATTTCCAGTCCCCCTCCCTCCAATCCCAAACCCCGGGACACAAACCGCCCGCGTCGCAGCCTCCTCTCCTCCGCCTCCGGTGGGCGAAACAATGGCGCTCTCCCTCGCGcgcagcccgcaccccgccgccgcggcGGCCCTCCCGCCCCCCCGCATTCAGGGGCGCATTTCCCAGTACGCCCCGCTCCTCCACTCCCCTCGCCGCGCCTACCccggcctccgcctccgcctcccggccgccgccgtcgcggcCTCCTCGCCCCCGGAGGCGCTGGCCGCCGAGCCCGCGGCCGCCGCGGAGGGGGACGAGGAGCTGGGGGAGACGCGGCGGAAGCTCTTCGTCGGCAACATGCCGTTTACCTTCTCCGCCGCGGAGACGGAGAAGCTCTTCGCCGAGTGCGGCGTCGTCAAGGACGTCGAGGTGACACACACACGATGCCACCACACGCTTAGTTGTTCAATCCTATGCTGCCGCGCGCGTTCTCTGACACGGGCTAGTTTTGTTTTGTTCCGCGAAGGTTATCAAGATGAAGGAcgggaggaagagggggttcgcGTTCGTCACCATGGCCACCGCCGAAGAGGCCGCCGCCGCAGCGGAGAAGTTCGACGGCCATGTGAGTCTATATGCTGCATATCAGTACACAAAACGTGGATGAATGCTGCCTTATATAAAAATGTGCTGAATGTTGTTTTGACCTGTGAATTGAAATTAAGATGACTTCGACCTTTGTTTCCATGTGTTTACTGCTATCACACATCCTTGGACCGGAAAAATCACTGTAAGTTTCTCAAGGTCAAGGGTGATGAGGCTAGAACTTGCGATTCGTGGAATATGCATGGACATGTTCACATTTGATGATTGCATTATATATTATTGTTGTAATGTTCTTACTGA
The window above is part of the Triticum aestivum cultivar Chinese Spring chromosome 2A, IWGSC CS RefSeq v2.1, whole genome shotgun sequence genome. Proteins encoded here:
- the LOC123190359 gene encoding 33 kDa ribonucleoprotein, chloroplastic, which codes for MALSLARSPHPAAAAALPPPRIQGRISQYAPLLHSPRRAYPGLRLRLPAAAVAASSPPEALAAEPAAAAEGDEELGETRRKLFVGNMPFTFSAAETEKLFAECGVVKDVEVIKMKDGRKRGFAFVTMATAEEAAAAAEKFDGHDVMGRIIKVEFSKSFRKPAPPPSPDTIVAKYKLYVSNLAWKARSADLKEFFSQFNPVSANIVFEDRKSAGYGFVSFGTKEEAEAALTELNGKELMERPVILRWREDKESVKADGEVEGLKVNDQAEGVTVDDSGVVEGEDKQE